The segment GTCTGATGGGTGCGGTAGACGGGCGATTGCTTTGCTGGGCGACATATTAAGGATTCCCAATTTAAGGTCGCTATCAAAGATCGGTTACACTAAAACCTTCACTTTCTGGATGTGGTGATGCCAAATGCCTGGATCACAACGGTTGCCGGCAATGCCCATAGGCGGAACCTTGGGGATCTCCACCTTTCCCTTGCCGACGCTTGAGTGCGATCTGAGCGGTTATTACAACACGCTATCCCTCTGTAAATGCACCTGCTGCGTGTTGTTACTATTATTCCCATGAGTTGCCGGCTATTTCCATGTGCCGGCGGCTGCTTCTCACAATCTTTAATAATAGATCGCCGACCTAGGAGAAGACACGATTCTTTACAAGCATTTAACTTGTCTAAAAGCGCAATCTCTCATTTATTGCTACAGCTTTGATCACCGAGGGTTTTAAGCTGATTAATTCTATTTTATTCAATTAAGTTCCCTTGCCGGTTCAAGTTACCTTCTTAGTCAAGGGATTAGTGTTAGCGTAGCCTGCCGTTTGGCATCGCCTAGCCTGACATTAATATTTGTCAACTCAGCCGTTCTTGAACCACCTGTTTGTAAAAGGCTTCTAATGCTTCCACGCAGACTTTATCATCAAAAAGATTGTCGTGCCGGATTCTAATTTTTTCGGCGATTTCCTGCCGCCAATCTGGATCTAATCCTAATCTGACTGCAATTTCTATATATTCGGCTTCAGTTTGAGCAATTGTATCTGTCACGCCGAGCATTTTGAGGAAGCTATCTGCATGACGTCCGCGCATAAATTCTCCTGGACAAGTTACAATCGGAAGATTGCAAGCAATTGCTTCTAGCGAAGTATTTCCACCTGACCAGGTAAAAGTATCTAAGAAAACATCAGAAAGTAAATTAATTGTTAGATAATCAGAGCGAGTGGGAATTTTGCGGAATACACAGTAATCTTCATATTTTAGTCCAACTGCTGAAAATGCTCGCTGTAATCGTTCCTGAAGCACAACTCCCCGCAGAAATAAAAACTGAGCATGAGGAACACGAAGGGCAATTTCTGCAAGAATGTGATCGTATTGCGGCAGATATTTAAATGGAGCTTGACAGCACAAATAAATAATACTTTCTTCTGGCAACTCAAAATCAGCGCGAGTCTTGGTTAGCGGTGGAATATCTTGGGGTTTTGGGTAGGCTACTCCAATATTTGGCAGCAGGATTAAATTCTCAGAGTAATGTTCTTGCGCGTTTTCGGGTTCCATTAACACGCTAGATAAAAAGTAATCAATGGTTGACAAGCCGGTGGTTACTGGATGTCCCCAAGCTGTACACTGCACCGGCGCAAGACGCAAACTTGCGATTTGCATGGTTGGGGGATTCATGCCAATTTCCGGGAATATGAGAATGTGGAGATTGTCTGAAGTTACTTGCTGACAAACTGCTTCCAGGTTGCCTGGAATATGATGAAACAAATCGCTGTATTCCTGAAACTTTTGGGTGATAGGATCGGGTTCATTTCCGATATAATAAGAGTAAATTTCAAAACTATTTCGGTCGTGTTGGCGCAGCCAGCCAATTAACCAAAGCGTTCCGCTATAAGAATGTAGGTAAGCAGAAAGGTAGCCAATCCGAATTTTTTGCTGGGGGGGAATGGGTGGCATTGAAATAGGCTGCACCCAATTTGGATAATTAGCCTCCATAATTTTATGGAGTAAATTTCCATACCGGCATTGGGATTCTCGAACGTTATGCGCTTGATATGCTAAGTAAAAGTTTGTAACATTTCCTGTGCCGGCTAAAGCTTTTTGTCTGTTTTCTGGAGTGTCTAAAACTGTCTCTTGAATTAAAGCATCGAGTCCTTTGACAAATCGCTGCCGATAGATATCTATTTCACCCGGAGTATTATAAATAATCGGCACAATTAGATGACTGAGAATTTTAAAGGTATAATCCTCCGGTAGCAGACGCGACGCTCTTTCCGCACAGGCAACAGCTTCTAAATTGCGTCTATTTCGCAGTAATGTTAGAATTAATGGGAAGTGCAGCCGGCCTTCCGTTGGGTAAAGACGAATTCCTTCTTCAACTATTTGAATAAAATCTTCGTTTAGCTCAAGTCTAGTATAACAATCACTTAAGGTTAAGTAAAGATCAATGGTTCCTGGCTGAAGTTCTAAATATTTTTGATATCGATCAATTGCCTCTTGATATCTGCCGACTTGATAAAATTTACTTGCCCAAAATAATAAATAATCGGCTGGATTTATTTTTGCTTCGAGAGCAAGGTTTAAATTATTGACAATATCGGGATTATTAGGATTTAATTTTAAGGCAATTTGATAAGCTTCTATCGCCAGATCAACTTGAGTTTGTTCTATCAGTAAATTTCCCAAATTAAGGTAACTGCCGAAGTGATTAGGATTGATAGAGATCGCTTGCCGGTAAGCTGCCTCCGCCGGCTCATTTTCTCCGAGTTGATTCAAAAGCTGGCCCAAATTGTTGTAAGCTTCAAAATTGGCCGGTTCAAGCTCAATTAATTGTCGATAGGCTAAGATAGCTTGAGTTAGGCTATTATTTTTCTCAAATGCGAAAGCAAGATAATTATACAAACTCGCGTTTTCAGGATCGAGTTCTAAAGATTTAAGCAGTGCTTCTATTGATTGTGCATACCTTTGTGTTTGCACATAAAGAATTCCTAAGTTTAGCCAAGCTTCGGCATCCTGGTTTTGATAAAGTAAATATTCTTGATATTTTTGTTCGGCTTCTGCAAATTGCCCTTGATTCTGCAATGACAAAGCTTCTGCAAAAAGGTTATTGAACTGGTTCACCGGCTGCTCAACTAGCTGGAGATTAGCAATCGCTTGGATCGTTGCTTCTTGACGCAATTCGTTAAACCGTTCCCAAGATAAATTCTCTTTCCTTTCGCTATCCCAACTTAAAATAACAATTCCTTTACCAAAAGCTTTGCTTGGTAATTCTAATAAAATTTCGCATTCCCCATGCGTCGCAACAAAGTCCAAAATTGCTTGCCGACTTGTGCTGAAAAGAGTATTATTAATAATCAGTAAAGCTTGAGTTGCTAAAAAAGGCTTTACAAGAAGTAAAGCTAAAAGCTGCGAGCGATAATCAGGCTGACTGTTATCAAATAATAAACCAATTTTATCTTCAGTTTCTAAATCCCGTAAGTAAAAGAAAAATTCTTCAAAAGTTTGGTTGCATAAAAATACTTGTTCCTGAATGTTGAATTCTTGAAGCGTTGCTAGTAAAGTTGCTGCTATTTCTTCTCCCAGCTCAAAATCAGAGAAGTGATTAACTGCATAAGCCATACAATCTGGATGATCGCTCAGTGCGGCAATTAAAGTTGCGCCGCGTTGAGTTCCAATCTCACAGTAAATTTCACCGGCATCTAAACAAGAGACAGCAAAATTCAACAAAGGCATAAGATTTTCCTCTGTCACATCCGGGACTCGCTCAAGTAAATGCTTAAACCGTTGTGACTTTGGTTTAACAGATTCCTCTCCCCAGTTTTCATACAAATTGGGTAGCTGTTCAATAAAGTTTTGATAATTCACAATTTTTTACTTCCAGATAAATTTTTCATAATTTTAGATAGTAAAATATTTTAATATTATAAAATATATCCCTATCAATATCCTAAAGATTTTTATGTAAAGTTTCCTCACACTCAGCAATAAACTGCTGCACCCGTTGCCAAACTTGCTCAAATAAATCCGGCAGATTCGCATCAAACCACTCAATGTCAGGAACGCCTTTAAACCAAGTGCGCTGACGTTTGGCAAACTGACGGGTGTGTAGAACTGTTAAATCTTTTGCTTCTGGCAGAGAAAGACTGCCGGCTAAATATTGTTTCATTTCTTGATAGCCCAAAGTATTTAACAAAGGCAAATCAGAACCGTATTTTTTACAAAGATAATCTACCTCATCTAACCAATTAGATGCTATCATTTGATTAGTTCGCAATTCAATGCGTTCTGCTAAAACCTCGACCTTACAATCTAAACCAATTTGTAAAATCGGATAATCGGGTGGATTCTCTCCTTGCTGTGCGGAAATGGGACGACCCGTAACGTAAAATACCTCCATCGCCCTTAAAGTCCGCACGGGATCATTGGGATGAATTTTCACCGCTGCAGCGGGATCGACTTGTTGTAGAATTGCGTAAAGCTGAGCTTGACCGAGACTCTCTAATTGCGCTCGCAACTCCAAATGAGGAGCCACTCTGGGAATTTTTAATCCTCGCACTACTGCTTTAATATATAAGCCGGTGCCGCCAACGAGTAAGAGTGGGAGATCGGCAGATCGGGAGATCGGGGGAGCGGCAATTAAAGCTTGCGCTTGCTGCTGGTAA is part of the Microcoleus sp. FACHB-68 genome and harbors:
- a CDS encoding tetratricopeptide repeat protein yields the protein MNYQNFIEQLPNLYENWGEESVKPKSQRFKHLLERVPDVTEENLMPLLNFAVSCLDAGEIYCEIGTQRGATLIAALSDHPDCMAYAVNHFSDFELGEEIAATLLATLQEFNIQEQVFLCNQTFEEFFFYLRDLETEDKIGLLFDNSQPDYRSQLLALLLVKPFLATQALLIINNTLFSTSRQAILDFVATHGECEILLELPSKAFGKGIVILSWDSERKENLSWERFNELRQEATIQAIANLQLVEQPVNQFNNLFAEALSLQNQGQFAEAEQKYQEYLLYQNQDAEAWLNLGILYVQTQRYAQSIEALLKSLELDPENASLYNYLAFAFEKNNSLTQAILAYRQLIELEPANFEAYNNLGQLLNQLGENEPAEAAYRQAISINPNHFGSYLNLGNLLIEQTQVDLAIEAYQIALKLNPNNPDIVNNLNLALEAKINPADYLLFWASKFYQVGRYQEAIDRYQKYLELQPGTIDLYLTLSDCYTRLELNEDFIQIVEEGIRLYPTEGRLHFPLILTLLRNRRNLEAVACAERASRLLPEDYTFKILSHLIVPIIYNTPGEIDIYRQRFVKGLDALIQETVLDTPENRQKALAGTGNVTNFYLAYQAHNVRESQCRYGNLLHKIMEANYPNWVQPISMPPIPPQQKIRIGYLSAYLHSYSGTLWLIGWLRQHDRNSFEIYSYYIGNEPDPITQKFQEYSDLFHHIPGNLEAVCQQVTSDNLHILIFPEIGMNPPTMQIASLRLAPVQCTAWGHPVTTGLSTIDYFLSSVLMEPENAQEHYSENLILLPNIGVAYPKPQDIPPLTKTRADFELPEESIIYLCCQAPFKYLPQYDHILAEIALRVPHAQFLFLRGVVLQERLQRAFSAVGLKYEDYCVFRKIPTRSDYLTINLLSDVFLDTFTWSGGNTSLEAIACNLPIVTCPGEFMRGRHADSFLKMLGVTDTIAQTEAEYIEIAVRLGLDPDWRQEIAEKIRIRHDNLFDDKVCVEALEAFYKQVVQERLS
- the miaA gene encoding tRNA (adenosine(37)-N6)-dimethylallyltransferase MiaA: MILIAICGATATGKSGLALNLAQRLGTVILSADSRQVYREFNIGTAKPSAADRQLVPHYLIDICDPTETLTVADYQQQAQALIAAPPISRSADLPLLLVGGTGLYIKAVVRGLKIPRVAPHLELRAQLESLGQAQLYAILQQVDPAAAVKIHPNDPVRTLRAMEVFYVTGRPISAQQGENPPDYPILQIGLDCKVEVLAERIELRTNQMIASNWLDEVDYLCKKYGSDLPLLNTLGYQEMKQYLAGSLSLPEAKDLTVLHTRQFAKRQRTWFKGVPDIEWFDANLPDLFEQVWQRVQQFIAECEETLHKNL